In Crassostrea angulata isolate pt1a10 chromosome 6, ASM2561291v2, whole genome shotgun sequence, a genomic segment contains:
- the LOC128188214 gene encoding glutathione S-transferase theta-1-like, translating to MHVYLFTLPVAMAKIKLYYDLMSQPSRAVYIFLKVNDIPFEAIQIAIRNGEHRRPTYTKITLFQQVPVIDDDGFILTESVAILQYLCMKYKLAEHWYPLANPEMHARVQEYLNWQHANTRFHGTMLFRILFRLPQETKQPVNKAEAEDCKERNKAVVRHLDQYFLKDKNFLCGREISIADLLAVCELMQLHVVDEVNIVHQNDRVREWFSRVKDRLGSAFDEGHKIVYKVHDLYKSTLKSEIARL from the exons atgcatgtgtatttatttactttacCTGTAGCGATGGCGAAGATAAAGCTCTATTACGATCTTATGTCTCAGCCATCTCGAGCCGTGTACATTTTTCTGAAGGTAAACGACATTCCTTTTGAAGCTATACAAATTGCCATCAGAAATG GTGAGCATCGCAGGCCCACGTACACAAAGATCACTCTGTTTCAACAGGTGCCCGTCATCGATGACGACGGATTTATTTTAACCGAgag TGTAGCAATTCTACAATATCTTTGCATGAAGTACAAATTGGCGGAGCATTGGTATCCTCTTGCTAATCCAGAAATGCATGCACGGGTACAGGAGTACCTAAATTGGCAGCATGCAAACACTCGGTTTCATGGTACCATGCTGTTCAGAATACTG ttCCGTTTACCGCAAGAAACAAAGCAACCTGTCAATAAAGCGGAAGCGGAAGATTGCAAAGAGAGGAACAAGGCCGTTGTGCGCCACCTGGATCAGTACTTCCTGAAAGACAAGAACTTCCTGTGCGGGCGCGAAATTTCCATTGCTGATCTACTAGCTGTCTGTGAGCTCATGCAGCTGCATGTTGTTGATGAGGTCAATATCGTGCATCAAAATGACAGGGTCAGAGAGTGGTTCTCCCGTGTCAAGGACAGACTGGGGTCGGCTTTCGATGAAGGTCACAAAATAGTGTACAAAGTTCATGACCTTTACAAGAGTACTTTGAAATCTGAAATAGCCAGGCTTTAG